The DNA region CAAGCTTGTGCGCCAATGCGCCCCGACCCTTGCCGCCCGCAAGGTCGGGAGCCTTTTCTGCATGGAAAACATCCAAGGCGGACGCGAACCGATGTGTTCGCTTCTGGCGCGCTGGAATCACGACTTGAATCCATCCGGCGTCTTTGTACGCATTGTGGCGGAACGCTGCGGACGCAGTTTTATTTACGTCTACCGCCGAAACCTCTTGAGCCGCTTATTCGAAACCGCAGAGGTCCGGCACTTCCTCAAACAGTACGACTACAAGCATTTCGACGAAGAACGGCTCATTTTGAATTTGACACATCGTATTGGACGGTGCCGTTGCTTTCCTCATGAAATCGGGCTCTTCTTGGGCTACCCGCTAGAAGACGTAAAAGGTTTTATCATCAATGCGGGCAAGAACAGCAAAAGTACAGGATACTGGAAAGTTTACGGCGACGTCGAAAAATCCGAACGGATATTCGAATGCTTCCGGAAATGTTTTTCTGTCATGAGTTCACTTTTTGAACGCGGCTACTCGCTCCCCATGCTCGCAGTAAGCTAAAAAAGGTGCAGAAATTTTAACTAATCACTGAGCGAAGGCTCATCAATAGGAGAATCACAATGGATAAAGTTGCAGTCATTTACTGGAGCGGAACAGGCAATACGGAAATGATAGCGAAGTATATCGCTGAAGGCGTTAACGCCGCCGGCGGTCAGGCCGATGTTTTCAGCGTTTCGGATTTCGCCCAGGACAAGTTGGCCGAATACGGCCGTTTTGCGCTCGGATGCCCCGCCATGGGCGCCGAAGAGCTTGAAGATTCCGAATTCCAGCCCTTCTACGATGCCGTAAAGCCTTCCCTTGCCGGCAAGAAAGTCGCACTTTTCGGCTCTTACGGCTGGGGTGGCGGCGAATGGATGAACCCGTGGAAGGCCGACGCCGAAGCAGCAGGCCTTGTACTTGTGGCAGAACCGCTCGCTATCGAGAACGCCCCTGACGACGCCGGCAAAACGGCCTGTACGGAATTGGGCAAGACTTTGATTCAGGCATAACAAGAATCTCTATCCTATATATACCACCTCATAAGACAAAGCATCGGTTATTACCGATGCTTTTTGCGTTTCACTCAATCAATTCAGAATTGACTACTCTTTGCCGAAGATCTTGAACTTCCGGATCAAAAGCGGAGTCACGAACAGGTCGGCGAGCAATGCCGAGACAAGGCCGATAAACACCACGAAGCCGAAGTTGAACATCTGCGTTGCGGCCGAGGTGGTAAAGCCCGCAAAGGTCGCCACCATGATAATCGTCGTCATCACGAGAGCTGGGCCCGCCGTGCGGAATACGTTGAGAATGGACTCGCGGTAATCGCGGGTACGGTCAAATTCCACATGCCCGTGGTTGATAAAGTGAATCGTGTCGTCGACGGAAAGGCCGATGATCATCGGGATAAGCGTCGCCGTCATCATG from Fibrobacter succinogenes includes:
- a CDS encoding DUF3793 family protein — encoded protein: MTAERLMDYKLVRQCAPTLAARKVGSLFCMENIQGGREPMCSLLARWNHDLNPSGVFVRIVAERCGRSFIYVYRRNLLSRLFETAEVRHFLKQYDYKHFDEERLILNLTHRIGRCRCFPHEIGLFLGYPLEDVKGFIINAGKNSKSTGYWKVYGDVEKSERIFECFRKCFSVMSSLFERGYSLPMLAVS
- a CDS encoding flavodoxin, with the protein product MDKVAVIYWSGTGNTEMIAKYIAEGVNAAGGQADVFSVSDFAQDKLAEYGRFALGCPAMGAEELEDSEFQPFYDAVKPSLAGKKVALFGSYGWGGGEWMNPWKADAEAAGLVLVAEPLAIENAPDDAGKTACTELGKTLIQA
- a CDS encoding MMPL family transporter, with amino-acid sequence MQNFARKLYPDAKVTAVGNLPQFTAMQQYLEVGQMTSFLISVVIVAVLLMIVFGSIRTGLIGMIPNIAPGIFVGGYLGLTDIPLDMMTATLIPMIIGLSVDDTIHFINHGHVEFDRTRDYRESILNVFRTAGPALVMTTIIMVATFAGFTTSAATQMFNFGFVVFIGLVSALLADLFVTPLLIRKFKIFGKE